Genomic segment of Mucilaginibacter sabulilitoris:
TTTAACCCAATAACCCTTATGGCATCCATTACACCTAATGCAATAATATCATTACCGCAAAATATACAGTCAATATTTTTGTTTCTTGTTATTAGCTCCTGAGCGGCTTTAAAACCACTTTCATAGGTGTAATTACCCGGCTCAATTACCAGGTCGCTGATGTTCCTCTCATCAAGTACTTCCTTAAAGCCCTTTAACCTGTCAATAGTAGTTGAAGTATCTGAAGGGCCTGAAATAAAGGCAAACGATTTATGCCCCATCTCTACCAGGTATGTTGCTATTTGCTTGGCTGCAAGATAATTATCACAAAAAACAGCACTGCTTTCCAGCTTTTCTGTATAACGGTTAAACAGGATCACCACAATGCCGTTCCGGTTAAACTTTTGTGATGCCGATGATGATAACAGTGCATCGGTAATGATAACGCCCTCTACATTGTACTCCAGCAGCTGGGTGATTTCCTTTTCCTGGATCTCCTCGTTTTCGGAGTTGATGAATATCAAATGATACCCCAAAGCTGATAAGCGATTATGAAATATCTCCAAAACCGCCGAATAAAAAGGATTACGAATATTGCGCATCACAATACCAATCATCATGGTTTTCCGGGTGATCAGGCTCCGGGCATGTGCATTAGGCTGGTACTCCAGCTTGGCAGCGGCATCCAGTATCTTTTTCCGTTTCTTTTCTGATACATTGGTATTGCCCGCGAAAACCCTGGAAACAGTAGACTGTGATACGCCCGCCAGTTCCGCAACATCCTGCGAAGTGTAATTTTTTTTATTCAAGGTTAATGGTTATA
This window contains:
- a CDS encoding LacI family DNA-binding transcriptional regulator, coding for MNKKNYTSQDVAELAGVSQSTVSRVFAGNTNVSEKKRKKILDAAAKLEYQPNAHARSLITRKTMMIGIVMRNIRNPFYSAVLEIFHNRLSALGYHLIFINSENEEIQEKEITQLLEYNVEGVIITDALLSSSASQKFNRNGIVVILFNRYTEKLESSAVFCDNYLAAKQIATYLVEMGHKSFAFISGPSDTSTTIDRLKGFKEVLDERNISDLVIEPGNYTYESGFKAAQELITRNKNIDCIFCGNDIIALGVMDAIRVIGLKIPEDVSVIGFDNIRMSEWPSYSLTTWEQPLEEMVDSTVELMLKEINDKDSAPQVIMMKGHLVVRTSVKAKK